One region of Faecalibacter bovis genomic DNA includes:
- a CDS encoding putative signal transducing protein, with amino-acid sequence MFKILARFNTVIEADIVKLLLESEGIESTVLDENLTFTLGVTFSQGIRLQVREEDYAKALKIYNNSRDFSDNDLLC; translated from the coding sequence ATGTTTAAGATTTTAGCACGATTTAATACAGTTATCGAAGCTGATATTGTAAAATTATTATTAGAATCAGAAGGAATTGAAAGCACCGTTTTAGACGAGAACCTAACTTTTACCTTAGGAGTAACCTTTTCTCAAGGTATTCGATTGCAAGTGAGGGAAGAAGATTACGCAAAAGCTTTAAAAATTTACAATAATTCGCGAGATTTTTCTGATAATGATTTGCTTTGTTAA
- a CDS encoding YihY/virulence factor BrkB family protein, with protein sequence MSIIQTFKTYSGYNSIKSWTGSTMINSEAKITVYDFLKVFWIRVMKGNFPLRSAAVSWIIFFSLFPFLLFLFSVLPHIPYYIEIKKLLFTQFLPQILPHQVSSEVISYIEKTTESQGQKKVDWYLILVTIFMSSNGIQGIINSFNISYQNVYVKRRNSRSRIISIILTLFFTAFIILQVALAYYTTVIWKFITNVEFLSILGHFSHFINYFSVFMFYFISMCMLYTFGPNHKKTKSTVIPGAILTSILFLLTVIGFNLYLKKFTNIDLLYGSLGLVMIMMIFVYINVILMLIGYELNMSITYAKNYDQVNSLDKTNVIDLKK encoded by the coding sequence ATGAGCATTATCCAAACTTTTAAAACTTATTCAGGATATAATTCAATTAAAAGTTGGACAGGTTCAACCATGATTAATTCTGAAGCTAAGATTACGGTTTACGATTTTTTGAAGGTTTTTTGGATTCGTGTGATGAAAGGGAATTTCCCATTACGTTCAGCTGCAGTTTCTTGGATTATATTTTTTAGTCTTTTTCCATTTCTTTTATTTCTATTTAGTGTATTACCTCATATACCATATTACATTGAAATTAAAAAGTTATTATTTACACAATTTTTACCACAAATTCTTCCACATCAAGTTTCATCAGAGGTAATTTCATATATCGAAAAAACGACTGAAAGTCAAGGACAGAAAAAAGTAGATTGGTATTTAATCTTGGTTACAATTTTTATGTCGTCGAATGGAATTCAAGGAATCATAAATTCTTTTAATATATCTTATCAAAATGTTTATGTAAAAAGACGTAATTCAAGATCAAGGATTATCTCAATTATTCTGACATTATTTTTCACTGCCTTTATAATTCTGCAAGTTGCATTAGCGTATTATACAACTGTAATTTGGAAGTTTATTACGAATGTTGAGTTTCTATCTATATTGGGTCATTTCTCGCATTTTATCAATTACTTTTCGGTATTTATGTTCTATTTTATTTCCATGTGTATGTTATATACTTTTGGTCCGAATCATAAAAAAACGAAAAGTACCGTAATTCCAGGAGCAATCTTAACGTCAATTTTATTTTTATTAACCGTTATTGGTTTTAATCTTTATTTAAAGAAATTTACGAATATAGATTTACTATACGGTTCATTAGGATTAGTAATGATAATGATGATTTTCGTGTATATTAACGTTATTTTGATGTTGATAGGATATGAATTAAACATGTCAATCACTTATGCGAAAAATTATGACCAAGTAAATTCTTTAGACAAAACAAATGTCATAGACTTGAAAAAATAA
- the rplS gene encoding 50S ribosomal protein L19, producing the protein MQNLVKYVQEKYVAKKEFPAFAAGDTITVYQEITEGGKTRVQFFKGVVIQRRGQGTTETFTIRKMSGDVGVERIFPVNMPAIQKIEVNKKGKVRRARIFYFRALRGKKARIKDASYK; encoded by the coding sequence ATGCAAAATTTAGTAAAATACGTACAAGAGAAATACGTAGCTAAAAAAGAGTTCCCAGCTTTCGCAGCAGGTGATACTATTACAGTTTATCAAGAAATTACAGAGGGTGGAAAAACTCGTGTTCAGTTCTTCAAAGGTGTTGTTATCCAAAGAAGAGGTCAAGGAACAACTGAGACTTTCACAATCCGTAAAATGTCTGGTGATGTTGGTGTAGAGCGTATCTTCCCAGTTAACATGCCAGCTATTCAAAAAATTGAAGTTAACAAGAAAGGTAAAGTTCGTAGAGCTCGTATCTTCTACTTTAGAGCATTACGTGGTAAAAAAGCACGTATCAAAGACGCTTCTTACAAATAG
- a CDS encoding YHS domain-containing protein, translating to MKMIKILSIISLSISIFSCTKENKNENDVDVQVMEHAHKDMSAGNALNVEVVNELDPICGMTTADYLKDTADYKGKTYGFCNTMCKEKFLENPEQYINE from the coding sequence ATGAAAATGATTAAAATATTATCAATTATCTCTTTATCCATTTCAATTTTTTCTTGTACCAAAGAAAATAAAAACGAAAATGATGTTGACGTACAAGTTATGGAACATGCACACAAAGATATGTCTGCTGGTAATGCTTTAAATGTAGAAGTTGTAAATGAATTAGATCCTATTTGTGGAATGACTACGGCAGATTATTTAAAAGATACGGCAGATTACAAAGGAAAAACTTACGGTTTTTGTAACACCATGTGTAAAGAAAAATTCTTAGAAAACCCAGAACAATATATCAATGAATAA
- the aqpZ gene encoding aquaporin Z encodes MRNYLAEFFGTFWLVFGGCGSALFAAGIPDLGIGFVGVSLAFGLTVLTMAYAVGHISGGHFNPAVSVGLFVSGRFDAKQLIPYIISQCIGAIAAAAVLYVICTGKADFVIDPNAAGSFAANGYGNLSPNGYSATAAFLAEFVLTAFFLIVILGATDKYANGKFAGIAIGLALTLIHLISIPITNTSVNPARSTSQAIFVGGDYIPQLLLFWAAPIAGAIVGGLIYKTLLEKK; translated from the coding sequence ATGAGAAATTATTTAGCTGAATTCTTCGGAACTTTTTGGTTAGTTTTCGGAGGATGCGGAAGCGCATTATTTGCAGCAGGAATTCCTGATTTAGGAATCGGATTTGTTGGAGTTTCATTAGCCTTCGGTCTTACCGTTTTAACGATGGCATACGCAGTAGGACATATTTCGGGTGGACATTTTAATCCGGCCGTTTCGGTAGGATTATTTGTTAGTGGCCGTTTCGATGCAAAACAATTAATTCCTTACATCATTTCGCAATGTATAGGAGCAATTGCAGCTGCTGCAGTTTTATATGTAATTTGTACAGGAAAAGCTGATTTTGTTATAGATCCTAACGCTGCTGGAAGTTTCGCTGCCAATGGTTATGGAAATTTATCACCCAATGGCTATAGCGCAACTGCGGCTTTTTTAGCTGAATTTGTATTAACTGCATTTTTCCTTATTGTTATTTTAGGAGCAACGGACAAATATGCAAACGGAAAATTTGCTGGTATTGCAATTGGATTAGCTTTAACATTAATTCATTTAATCTCAATTCCAATTACAAACACATCTGTAAATCCAGCTCGTTCAACATCACAAGCAATTTTTGTTGGAGGTGATTACATTCCACAATTACTATTATTTTGGGCTGCACCTATTGCCGGAGCAATAGTTGGAGGTTTAATTTATAAAACTTTGTTAGAAAAGAAATAA
- the ppk2 gene encoding polyphosphate kinase 2: MAEFDINDLEKISTKQQVIDFLVEHDIIKEKKFRKQLEYDKLVSELQVELVRLQSYVVDNNKRVLVILEGRDAAGKGGTISRVTQNMNPKKYRVEALPKPTAVEDGQWYFQRYLQKLPNQGEIVFFDRSWYNRAVVEPIFGFCTDEQYEKFMQQVNVLEHLLVEDGIEIIKIYLSISKEEQAERLEERRTDPLKQWKLGSLDKQAQDKWDDYTKYIDLLFERTGTKENPWIEIKTDSKKEARLAMMKYLLCNIKGFDAKGIEANDEVIIKHD; encoded by the coding sequence ATGGCAGAATTTGATATAAATGATTTAGAAAAGATTAGTACAAAACAACAAGTAATAGACTTTTTAGTTGAACACGATATTATCAAAGAGAAGAAATTTAGAAAACAATTAGAGTATGATAAATTAGTATCCGAACTACAAGTAGAGTTGGTACGATTACAATCATATGTCGTAGATAATAATAAACGTGTTTTAGTAATTTTAGAAGGTCGAGATGCAGCTGGTAAAGGTGGAACGATTTCTCGTGTAACGCAAAACATGAATCCAAAGAAATATAGAGTAGAAGCATTGCCGAAACCAACAGCGGTAGAAGATGGTCAATGGTATTTTCAACGCTATTTACAAAAATTACCCAATCAAGGTGAAATTGTTTTCTTTGATCGTTCGTGGTATAATCGTGCAGTTGTAGAACCTATTTTTGGTTTTTGTACAGACGAACAATACGAAAAGTTTATGCAACAGGTAAATGTGCTTGAACATCTTTTAGTGGAAGATGGAATCGAAATTATCAAAATATATTTATCTATATCGAAAGAAGAACAAGCTGAAAGGTTAGAAGAACGCAGAACAGATCCATTGAAACAATGGAAATTGGGTAGTTTGGATAAACAAGCACAAGACAAATGGGACGATTACACAAAATATATTGATTTATTATTTGAAAGAACGGGAACGAAAGAAAATCCGTGGATAGAAATTAAAACGGATAGTAAAAAAGAAGCTCGTTTAGCGATGATGAAGTATTTGTTATGTAACATTAAAGGTTTTGATGCGAAAGGAATAGAAGCAAACGACGAAGTAATAATTAAACACGATTAA
- the rdgB gene encoding RdgB/HAM1 family non-canonical purine NTP pyrophosphatase, translating into MELIFATHNQHKLEEVKQMLPQNIQFKSLTEINFHDDIEETGSTFKENASIKAQTIFQKTGVNVFADDSGLVIEALDGAPGVYSARYAGTGKSEDNIAKVLEELKGIENRKAYFIAVFCLILDGKEYFFEGRVNGTIADVVLGADGFGYDPIFIPEGHSKSFAQMSAEEKNSMSHRGHAVEQLNEFLTKII; encoded by the coding sequence ATGGAATTAATTTTCGCTACACATAATCAACATAAATTAGAAGAAGTAAAACAAATGCTTCCTCAAAATATTCAATTCAAATCATTAACTGAGATTAATTTTCATGATGATATTGAAGAAACAGGATCTACATTCAAAGAAAATGCAAGTATTAAAGCACAAACAATTTTCCAAAAAACTGGAGTAAATGTTTTTGCTGATGATTCTGGTTTAGTAATTGAAGCTTTAGACGGAGCTCCAGGAGTTTATTCAGCGCGTTATGCTGGTACTGGAAAATCTGAAGATAATATTGCAAAGGTTTTAGAAGAATTAAAAGGAATCGAAAATAGAAAAGCTTATTTTATCGCTGTTTTCTGTTTAATATTAGATGGGAAAGAATATTTTTTCGAAGGACGCGTAAACGGAACAATTGCAGATGTTGTTTTAGGAGCTGATGGTTTTGGATACGATCCTATCTTTATTCCAGAAGGTCACTCAAAATCATTTGCACAAATGAGTGCCGAAGAAAAAAATAGCATGAGCCATCGTGGTCACGCTGTTGAACAATTAAATGAATTCTTAACTAAAATAATATAA
- the rlmH gene encoding 23S rRNA (pseudouridine(1915)-N(3))-methyltransferase RlmH, translated as MNITTICIGKTDEKAIELLLQKYENRLPTHINYQRIEIPDLKNRKNLSEIQQKQKEGEQILSKIQNTDFVIILDEKGKQPTSMQFAQDLQNYMNQSVKNLVFVIGGPYGFDEPVYQRGNKKMSLSNMTFTHQMVRLFLTEQIYRGFSILQGKPYHHE; from the coding sequence ATGAATATTACAACAATCTGCATAGGTAAAACAGACGAAAAAGCAATTGAATTACTTTTACAAAAGTATGAAAATCGTTTACCTACTCACATCAATTATCAACGTATTGAAATTCCTGATCTTAAAAATAGGAAGAATCTTTCTGAAATTCAACAGAAACAGAAAGAAGGTGAGCAAATATTATCTAAAATTCAAAATACAGATTTTGTTATTATTTTGGACGAAAAAGGGAAACAACCTACTTCGATGCAATTTGCTCAAGATCTACAAAATTACATGAATCAATCGGTAAAAAATTTAGTATTTGTAATTGGTGGTCCTTATGGATTTGATGAACCTGTTTATCAACGAGGAAATAAAAAAATGTCATTATCAAATATGACCTTCACTCACCAAATGGTTCGTTTGTTTTTAACTGAACAAATCTACCGTGGATTTAGTATATTGCAAGGTAAACCATACCACCATGAATAA
- a CDS encoding ion transporter, producing the protein MLKKRIPFLNLSEDEENRLKHQIFDIIFETNTRTGKLFNIILLLLILASVGLVMLESIPSINARYHKLLVVLEWILTTIFTIEYLLRIYCTKKHWKYIFSFYGIIDLLAILPFFIGLIYPGSKFLSSIRILRLLRVFRIFGLTQFTRGRNVLVIALVQSREKIIAFLSFVLLIVVVIGSIMYMVERNHPESGFTSIPISIYWAIVTLTTVGYGDVAPVTTLGQFLASVVMIIGYGIIAVPTGIVTMEMNKAAKDDIPKNTEVCPHCADDYHLDSSKYCKTCGYQLNPHHKK; encoded by the coding sequence ATGCTAAAGAAACGTATTCCTTTTTTAAACCTTTCAGAAGACGAAGAGAATCGTTTAAAACACCAAATATTTGATATAATTTTCGAAACAAATACACGTACCGGAAAGTTATTCAATATCATTTTATTACTACTTATTTTAGCTAGTGTGGGATTGGTAATGCTAGAATCTATACCTTCTATCAACGCGAGATACCATAAGCTTTTGGTCGTTTTAGAATGGATTTTAACAACCATCTTTACGATAGAATATTTACTTAGGATTTATTGTACAAAAAAGCATTGGAAATACATTTTTAGCTTTTATGGTATAATTGATTTATTAGCTATTTTACCATTCTTTATCGGATTAATTTACCCAGGAAGTAAATTCCTTTCAAGCATACGCATATTACGCTTGTTACGTGTTTTCCGAATTTTTGGTTTAACTCAATTTACGCGTGGAAGAAATGTATTAGTCATCGCTTTAGTCCAAAGTCGTGAAAAGATTATTGCTTTTTTATCGTTCGTTTTATTAATCGTAGTTGTAATTGGATCTATTATGTACATGGTGGAAAGAAACCATCCTGAATCTGGATTTACCAGTATTCCGATTAGTATTTATTGGGCAATTGTAACTCTAACAACAGTAGGTTATGGTGATGTTGCTCCTGTTACTACTTTAGGCCAGTTTTTAGCTTCGGTAGTTATGATTATAGGTTATGGAATTATTGCTGTTCCAACTGGAATTGTAACGATGGAAATGAATAAAGCTGCAAAAGATGATATTCCGAAAAATACAGAAGTTTGTCCACATTGTGCCGATGATTATCATTTAGATAGTTCTAAATATTGCAAAACTTGTGGTTATCAATTAAATCCTCATCATAAAAAATAA
- a CDS encoding TIGR01777 family oxidoreductase: protein MNILLTGGSGLIGNELVKKLIDKGHKVRILTRDHEVNHPYYHWNKNKIDEKVFEDLDGIIHLAGAPLMKSWSTKFKKEIIDSRVETANLLLKYVKKLEVKLQFFISASGSSFYGQKFSDTIFNETANAGNDFLAEVCKLWEQAAYNFNEVNARVVCIRTPLVLAKNAESFKLMKLPTQYGLGASLGKGSQWSPWIHIDDLCEIYIKAVEDIKMEGSYNASASEQINHQDFMKKLASHLGSKIILPNIPAAFVKIGMGEKSSLILEGARLDNQKILDSGFKFKFETLDQAFEDIV from the coding sequence ATGAATATTTTGTTAACCGGTGGAAGCGGATTGATTGGAAATGAATTGGTAAAAAAGTTAATTGATAAAGGACATAAAGTACGAATACTTACAAGAGATCATGAAGTGAATCATCCATATTATCATTGGAATAAAAATAAGATTGATGAAAAAGTGTTTGAGGATTTAGATGGAATTATTCATTTAGCTGGTGCACCTTTGATGAAAAGTTGGAGTACAAAATTCAAAAAAGAAATTATTGATAGCCGAGTTGAAACAGCTAATTTATTATTGAAATATGTAAAAAAATTAGAGGTAAAACTTCAATTTTTTATTTCAGCTTCAGGATCAAGTTTTTATGGGCAAAAATTTTCTGATACAATTTTCAATGAAACTGCAAATGCTGGAAATGATTTTTTAGCTGAGGTTTGCAAATTGTGGGAGCAAGCTGCATATAATTTTAATGAAGTTAATGCAAGAGTTGTTTGTATAAGAACGCCATTAGTTTTGGCAAAAAATGCGGAATCTTTTAAGTTAATGAAACTTCCAACTCAATATGGTTTAGGTGCATCTCTTGGTAAAGGTTCGCAATGGTCGCCTTGGATACATATTGATGATTTATGCGAAATATATATAAAAGCAGTTGAAGATATAAAAATGGAAGGAAGTTATAACGCTTCGGCTTCAGAACAGATCAATCATCAGGATTTTATGAAAAAATTGGCGTCGCATTTAGGGTCTAAAATAATTTTGCCCAACATTCCTGCTGCATTCGTTAAAATTGGAATGGGAGAGAAGTCGAGTTTAATTTTAGAAGGTGCACGATTAGATAATCAAAAAATTTTAGATTCAGGTTTTAAATTTAAATTTGAAACATTGGATCAAGCTTTTGAGGATATAGTTTAA
- a CDS encoding SCO family protein, which yields MNKQLIGVIAIIILVVGFIFWNNSKSDSDLVKIMDVPSFEMTNQYGEKFTDRDMLGKVYLVEFFFTSCPTICPVMKQNLRIIEDSINDPKFGIVSITIDPKRDTPERLLEHYKQIQAKSPNWFMLTAERDYIQEVSKKFNIYLGDAKDEAKSLDHSGQFALVDKQGKIRSRVNGHGIPKLYYSGLNYSDEAGVNPSLSGTYHPDVTMVIEDIKKLLEE from the coding sequence ATGAATAAACAATTAATTGGAGTAATTGCTATAATTATTTTAGTTGTTGGTTTCATATTTTGGAACAATTCAAAATCGGATAGTGATTTAGTCAAGATTATGGATGTGCCGAGTTTTGAAATGACCAATCAATACGGTGAAAAATTCACAGATCGCGACATGTTGGGAAAAGTTTACTTAGTAGAATTTTTCTTTACAAGTTGTCCTACAATTTGCCCTGTGATGAAGCAAAACCTTAGAATTATTGAAGATTCTATTAACGATCCTAAATTTGGAATTGTTTCTATCACGATTGATCCAAAACGCGATACTCCTGAACGTTTGTTAGAACATTATAAACAAATTCAAGCTAAATCTCCGAATTGGTTTATGCTAACTGCAGAACGTGATTATATACAAGAAGTAAGCAAAAAATTTAATATTTACTTGGGTGATGCAAAAGATGAAGCCAAAAGTTTAGATCACAGTGGTCAATTTGCATTGGTTGATAAACAAGGAAAAATTAGATCAAGAGTGAACGGTCATGGTATTCCTAAGTTATATTATTCAGGTTTGAATTATTCCGACGAAGCTGGTGTTAATCCATCTTTAAGTGGAACTTATCATCCAGACGTTACCATGGTTATAGAAGATATCAAGAAATTATTAGAAGAATAA
- a CDS encoding ribonuclease Z produces MSLELTILGFNSAVPTAYSHPSAQLLNIAERYFLIDCGEGTQVQLRKAKAKFNRINNIFISHLHGDHVFGLVGLISTLQLLGRDTPLNIHGPKGIEEFIMTQLRLTESNCSFKIVFNELSGKESVLVFEDDKVEVFSIPLNHRIYTNGYLFREKSKQRKLNMDAIEQYPEIEICDYQNLKNGRDYVMEDGTIIDNEDLTFEGPRALSYAYCSDTKYKPNIIPIIKGVDLLYHESTFLHEAKDLANYTGHSTAKEAGIIARDAEVGKLILGHFSNRYHDYSLLLNEAKIEFENTVLPKLLGTIKIKP; encoded by the coding sequence TTGAGTTTAGAACTAACCATATTAGGATTTAACTCTGCAGTCCCCACAGCGTACTCGCATCCTTCTGCACAGCTATTAAATATTGCCGAAAGATATTTTTTGATAGATTGTGGCGAAGGTACACAAGTACAACTAAGAAAAGCGAAAGCTAAATTCAACCGAATTAATAACATTTTCATTTCCCATTTACATGGTGATCATGTTTTTGGATTAGTTGGGTTAATTTCTACTTTGCAACTTTTAGGTCGTGATACGCCGCTAAATATACATGGCCCGAAAGGAATTGAAGAATTTATTATGACGCAATTACGTCTTACAGAGTCTAATTGTTCTTTTAAAATTGTTTTTAACGAGTTAAGTGGAAAAGAATCTGTTTTGGTTTTTGAGGATGATAAAGTTGAAGTTTTTTCCATTCCATTAAATCACAGAATTTACACCAATGGTTACCTTTTCAGAGAGAAATCAAAGCAACGCAAACTAAATATGGATGCTATAGAGCAATATCCTGAAATTGAAATTTGCGATTATCAAAACCTAAAAAATGGTCGAGATTATGTAATGGAAGATGGTACAATCATCGATAATGAAGATTTAACCTTCGAAGGTCCTCGTGCATTAAGTTATGCTTATTGTTCGGACACAAAATACAAACCTAATATTATTCCGATAATTAAAGGTGTCGATTTATTATATCACGAAAGTACCTTCTTGCACGAAGCGAAAGATTTGGCCAATTATACAGGTCATTCTACAGCCAAAGAAGCTGGTATAATTGCAAGAGATGCAGAAGTTGGTAAATTAATCCTTGGACATTTCTCTAATAGATATCATGATTATAGTTTGTTATTGAATGAAGCTAAAATAGAGTTTGAAAATACGGTTTTACCTAAATTATTGGGAACAATAAAAATCAAACCATAG
- a CDS encoding CPBP family intramembrane glutamic endopeptidase, translated as MNNFEDIKVTNPLPFSFGIVKAIFYSIIAVFVMQVIGSIIQLPAFFYPILNHVLLPLGFLVGICAAIGTLLGTLKTNSKPIIAEIKHKISVTEIVLSILIWVGFLPLCEYFTTLIPTNGPLEGLYKQFETSFEMLLNYKFSGFLMVCIFAPIFEEILFRGIILRGMLNAKITPIVAIVISGLIFGMAHLNPWQFVGAGLLGTIFGFVYYRTKSLFLPIILHALNNSLSFFIMLQDNSMSENVFDTTNFVSIGIFTALAMILSFILYRTTHKNFIK; from the coding sequence ATGAATAATTTTGAAGATATTAAAGTCACAAATCCTTTACCATTTTCATTCGGAATCGTAAAAGCTATTTTTTACAGCATTATAGCTGTATTCGTTATGCAAGTTATAGGTAGTATAATACAATTACCTGCCTTCTTTTACCCTATCCTCAATCATGTGTTGTTGCCACTTGGTTTTTTAGTTGGTATATGCGCCGCAATTGGTACTTTATTAGGAACTTTAAAAACGAATTCTAAACCAATCATAGCAGAGATAAAGCATAAAATTTCTGTAACTGAAATTGTTTTATCCATTTTAATTTGGGTTGGATTTTTACCACTTTGTGAATATTTCACAACGTTAATTCCGACAAATGGTCCTTTAGAAGGTTTATACAAACAATTCGAAACTTCGTTTGAAATGTTGCTCAACTATAAATTCTCAGGATTTTTAATGGTTTGTATTTTTGCACCAATTTTCGAAGAAATCCTATTTAGAGGAATCATTTTAAGAGGAATGCTAAATGCGAAAATCACTCCAATTGTAGCCATCGTTATTAGTGGATTAATCTTTGGAATGGCTCATTTAAATCCTTGGCAATTCGTAGGAGCTGGATTATTAGGAACAATTTTCGGATTTGTTTATTACAGAACAAAATCTTTGTTTTTGCCTATCATATTACATGCACTAAACAATAGTTTGTCCTTTTTTATCATGTTACAAGATAACTCTATGAGCGAAAATGTTTTTGATACAACTAATTTTGTATCCATCGGAATTTTCACAGCTTTAGCAATGATTCTAAGTTTTATCTTATATCGTACAACACACAAAAACTTTATCAAATAA
- a CDS encoding carboxypeptidase-like regulatory domain-containing protein — MNYTLLVWFFLCFNSLVYAQYVEPEKKDKEAILKKQNQKIIYPKQQFDSITAKNMLAIGKGKIKGVAFTRARQNKNFGLKTGEKIYANKIKVILFPVTPYFEEYYTLWKDKSKNNPKRNTYVMMSNDATRYRLESITNSSGEFTFPDMKPGKYYIYGTLDYTTTYTGNEYTGSAYNGYGGRTDYYSPYEYYKNSSEFLELFIEVKSDGEIVNVKLR; from the coding sequence ATGAATTACACGTTATTAGTTTGGTTTTTTCTATGTTTTAATTCGTTGGTATATGCTCAGTATGTAGAACCAGAAAAAAAGGATAAAGAAGCTATATTGAAAAAACAGAATCAAAAAATTATTTATCCAAAACAACAATTTGATTCAATCACTGCAAAAAATATGTTAGCTATAGGTAAAGGTAAAATTAAAGGTGTAGCTTTTACTAGAGCAAGACAAAATAAAAATTTTGGATTAAAAACTGGAGAGAAAATTTATGCAAATAAAATTAAAGTTATTTTGTTTCCTGTGACGCCTTATTTTGAAGAATATTATACTTTATGGAAAGATAAATCTAAAAATAATCCTAAAAGAAATACTTACGTTATGATGAGTAACGATGCGACTCGTTATCGTTTAGAATCTATTACAAACAGTAGTGGCGAATTTACTTTTCCAGATATGAAACCAGGTAAATATTATATTTATGGAACATTAGATTATACGACAACTTATACAGGAAATGAATATACAGGAAGTGCTTATAATGGTTATGGAGGTCGAACAGATTATTATTCGCCTTATGAATATTATAAGAATAGCAGTGAATTTCTTGAATTATTTATAGAAGTAAAATCGGATGGGGAAATTGTCAATGTAAAATTGAGATAA